The following proteins are co-located in the Xiphophorus maculatus strain JP 163 A chromosome 8, X_maculatus-5.0-male, whole genome shotgun sequence genome:
- the LOC102217162 gene encoding patatin-like phospholipase domain-containing protein 7, with the protein MDCAADERELCQWSSSMLTGSRSALKARVQQFVEERMQTTMLTGVLIGAAVAVVLIGIVVLFYYRKIKLAREQQPGVPQYRFRKRDKVLFYGRKIMRKVQTLSSTPPPFSSSVSKQPQRIRKRTKVLSIARRILRIRKDPPTLQHKEPPSSLLEADLTEFDVQSSNLPSEVLYMLKNVRVLGHFEKPLFLELCRHMVFVELQEGEVLFRPGDDDDSIYVVQDGRLELCVQENDGTEPVVKDVHPGDSVHSLLSILDIITGYPAPYKTVSARAATRSTILRLSASAFESVFKKYPETLVRVIQIIMVRLQRVTFLALHNYLGLTTELFNPESQAVPLSNINSVMSEVNSGKMARRHHFQDEFPPVTNETTSEPDSVKDSPLNSSRRSRSVSAPTDCGGNDLNMACERARVTIEEAPSSPLTQKSALKKNVTMQQTPSEVFHYTDSGGQSDVSNIGKSSTLLQAAKKDFLGVIQLQDPSLLDGRVTLHHVKAGSVVARQGDQEVSIQFVISGLLHVYQRMIDREEETRLFVTHPGELVGQLAVLTGEPLIFTVRAQRDCSFLSISKTHFYEIMRVEPKVALNVAHTVSRRMSSFIRQIDFALDWMAVEAGRAVYRQGEKSDSTFIVLSGRLRSVIRKDDGKKELIGEYGRGDLIGVVEALTHQNRATTVHAVRDSELAKLPEGALNSIKRRFPQVVTRLIHLLGQKILQQVNVPLSARSLALHTPGSKWDAGNQASNLSTVTVLPVSEEVPLTTFTLELQHALIAVGPTLLLTSDIIKQRLGAAALDSVHEYRLSSWLGQQEDIHRIVLYQTDYTLTPWTQRCIRQADCIIIVGLGEQDPAVGELERMLEGSAVRAQKQLVLLHREDGPPPQGTVNWLNMRSWISRHLHLSCPRRVFSKRSLPKLLELYQRVFEKPADRHSDFSRLARVLTGNAIALVLGGGGARGCSQVGIMRALCEAGIPVDLIGGTSIGALMGALYAEDRSLSRMRIRAREWAMEMTSTFKKVWDFTYPMSSMFTGAGFNSSISKVFQSKQIEDLWIPYFNITTDISASAMRVHTDGSLWRYVRASMSLSGYLPPLCDPKDGHLLMDGGYINNLPADVARSMGAKVVIAIDVGSRDETNLTNYGDSLSGWWVLWKRLNPLAEKVKVLNMAEIQTRLAYVCCVRHLESVKSSDYCEYIRPPIDRYRTLEFGKFDEIAEVGYQHGKTVFDVWRRSGVVEKMMKDRHQEESRNTQSKSNVVTCPNASFTDLAEIVSRIEPVKPAVVDEESDYQTDYEEEALESALSDVEMYGHYGEHTEGEETADTDEEQEERGFPSGEPPNVSFSQQEQLKTPTNPFQTSH; encoded by the exons ATGGACTGTGCTGCAGATGAGAGGGAGCTGTGCCAATGGTCCAGTTCG ATGCTGACGGGCAGCAGGAGTGCTTTGAAGGCACGAGTTCAACAGTTTGTGGAAGAGAGGATGCAAACCACGATG CTAACAGGTGTACTGATCGGAGCAGCGGTCGCTGTCGTACTGATTGGGATTGTGGTGCTCTTCTATTACAGAAAAATCAAGCTTGCTC GTGAGCAGCAGCCTGGTGTGCCCCAGTATCGTTTCCGAAAACGAGATAAAGTGCTTTTCTATGGAAGAAAGATAATGCGAAAg GTTCAAACGCTGTCCTCTACTCCTCCCCCCTTCTCATCTTCAGTGTCAAAGCAACCTCAGCGCATACGCAAAAGAACCAAAGTTCTGAGCATAGCTCGCag AATCTTGAGGATCCGTAAAGACCCACCCACTCTGCAGCATAAGGAACCTCCTTCATCTTTGCTCGAGGCAGATCTAACGGAGTTTGATGTGCAGAGTTCAAATCTTCCTTCAGAGGTTCTCTATATGCTAAAAAATGTTAG AGTCTTGGGTCACTTTGAGAAGCCTCTGTTCCTGGAGTTGTGCCGCCACATGGTGTTTGTTGAGCTTCAAGAAGGGGAAGTGCTTTTCAGACCAGGAGATGACGATGACAGTATATATGTGGTCCAGGATGGTCGACTTGAGCTCTGTGTTCAAGAAAAT gaTGGCACTGAGCCAGTGGTGAAGGATGTTCACCCTGGAGACAGTGTCCACAGCCTGCTCAGCATTCTGGACATCATCACT GGTTATCCAGCTCCGTATAAGACTGTATCAGCACGAGCTGCCACTCGCTCCACCATCCTGCGCTTATCTGCTTCAGCCTTTGAGTCAGTTTTTAAGAAATACCCTGAGACACTTGTTCGTGTCATCCAG ATAATCATGGTGCGACTTCAGAGGGTGACCTTTCTGGCGTTGCATAACTATCTGGGCCTAACAACCGAGCTCTTCAATCCG GAGAGTCAGGCTGTGCCATTGTCCAATATAAACAGTGTGATGTCTGAGGTAAATTCTGGAAAGATGGCTCGTCGTCACCATTTCCAGGATGAGTTTCCACCTGTAACCAATGAGACCACTTCAGAACCAG atagTGTTAAGGATAGTCCTCTAAACAGCAGTAGGAGGTCGCGGTCTGTCTCTGCACCCACTGATTGTGGAG GAAATGACCTTAACATGGCTTGTGAACGAGCTCGTGTCACAATAGAGGAGGCTCCATCCAGTCCTCTTACTCAGAAA TCTGCTCTAAAGAAGAATGTGACGATGCAGCAAACTCCGTCTGAAGTGTTCCACTACACTGACAGCGGAGGGCAGTCTGATGTCAGTAACATTGGTAAAAGCAGCACTCTCCTCCAGGCTGCTAAGAAAGACTTCCTGGGAGTCATCCAGCTGCAG GACCCCAGTTTACTTGATGGCAGAGTGACCCTTCACCATGTTAAGGCTGGTTCTGTTGTAGCTCGTCAAGGAGACCAG gAAGTGAGCATCCAGTTTGTGATCTCCGGCCTCCTTCATGTTTATCAGAGGATGATTGATCGTGAAGAAGAAACTCGTTTGTTTGTGACGCATCCTGGAGAGCTTGTGGGTCAGCTCGCTGTGTTGACCGGAGAGCCTCTCATATTTACGGTTCGAGCCCAGAGAGACTGCAGCTTCCTCTCCATTTCCAAAACCCACTTCTACGA GATAATGCGTGTTGAGCCAAAAGTAGCCCTGAATGTTGCTCACACCGTCTCCAGGCGGATGTCGTCTTTTATCAGACAGATAGACTTTGCCCTTGATTGGATGGCTGTGGAGGCTGGCAGAGCTGTTTACAG gCAGGGGGAAAAATCAGATAGCACGTTTATAGTGCTGAGTGGTCGACTACGCTCTGTGATCAGGAAGGACGACGGCAAAAAGGAGCTGATAGGAGAGTATGGCCGTGGTGACCTGATTGGAGTG GTGGAGGCCTTGACCCACCAGAACCGAGCCACAACTGTTCACGCTGTTCGAGATTCAGAACTGGCCAAGTTACCAGAGGGGGCGCTCAACTCCATCAAGAGGAGGTTCCCACAG GTCGTCACAAGGTTGATCCATTTGTTGGGTCAAAAGATTcttcagcaggtcaatgttccTCTTTCAG CTCGTAGCTTGGCACTCCACACTCCAGGGAGCAAGTGGGATGCGGGGAATCAAGCCTCCAACCTCTCTACTGTCACAGTCCTGCCTGTATCAGAAGAGGTGCCTTTGACTACCTTCACCCTGGAGCTGCAGCATGCCCTCATTGCTGTAG GACCAACTCTTCTGCTGACAAGTGACATTATCAAGCAGAGGCTTGGAGCTGCAGCTCTGGATAG TGTCCATGAGTACCGTCTGTCCAGCTGGCTGGGCCAGCAAGAAGACATACATCGCATAGTTCTGTATCAAACCGACTACACATTGACCCCGTGGACTCAGCGGTGCATCCGTCAGGCTGACTGCATCATTATTGTGGGACTTGGGGAGCAAGACCCTGCTGTTGGGGAG CTGGAGCGCATGTTAGAAGGAAGTGCAGTGCGGGCCCAGAAGCAGCTGGTGTTATTGCACCGAGAAGATGGTCCTCCTCCCCAAGGAACTGTGAACTGGCTGAACATGCGAAGTTGGATCTCCAGGCACCTCCACCTCTCCTGTCCCAGAAGGGTCTTCTCTAAGAGGAGCCTCCCCAAGCTG TTGGAGCTGTACCAGCGTGTGTTTGAGAAGCCTGCAGACCGTCACTCTGACTTCTCCCGTCTGGCTCGTGTTCTCACGGGTAATGCCATCGCTCTTGTCCTCGGAGGGGGAGGGGCCAG GGGTTGCTCCCAAGTGGGGATCATGAGAGCGCTGTGTGAGGCCGGCATCCCAGTGGACCTGATCGGTGGGACTTCGATTGGAGCGCTGATGGGGGCTTTGTATGCTGAGGACCGCAGCCTCAGCCGCATGAGGATAAGAGCCAGAGAATGGGCAATG GAAATGACCTCAACATTTAAGAAGGTTTGGGATTTCACATATCCTATGTCCTCCATGTTTACTGGTGCTGGCTTCAACTCCAGCATCAGTAAAGTGTTTCAAAGCAAACAGATTGAG gaCCTTTGGATCccatattttaatattactaCTGACATTAGTGCTTCAGCCATGAGAGTACACACTGATG gttcTCTGTGGCGGTACGTTCGAGCCAGCATGTCTCTCTCAGGATATCTGCCCCCTCTCTGTGACCCCAAAGATGGACACCTGCTGATGGATGGGGGCTACATCAACAACCTGCCTG CTGATGTGGCGCGCTCCATGGGGGCCAAGGTGGTGATAGCTATTGACGTGGGCAGCCGGGATGAAACCAACCTCACTAATTACGGCGATTCGCTCTCAGGCTGGTGGGTGCTATGGAAACGCCTGAACCCCCTGGCGGAGAAAGTGAAG GTGTTGAACATGGCAGAGATTCAGACTCGGCTGGCGTACGTATGCTGCGTGAGGCATCTGGAGTCCGTTAAAAGCAGCGACTATTGCGAGTACATCAGGCCGCCAATTGACAGATATCGGACTCTGGAGTTTGGCAAGTTCGATGAGATAGCT GAAGTGGGCTACCAGCATGGCAAGACCGTGTTTGATGTGTGGAGGCGGAGCGGTGTCGTGGAGAAGATGATGAAAGACAGGCACCAAGAGGAGAGCCGCAACACCCAAAGCAAGAGCAAT GTGGTGACATGTCCCAATGCTTCCTTCACTGACCTTGCAGAAATCGTGTCTCGCATCGAGCCTGTCAAGCCTGCGGTGGTGGATG AAGAGTCAGACTATCAGACTGACTATGAAGAGGAAGCATTGGAGAGTGCACTTTCTGATGTGGAGATGTATGGTCACTATGGGGAGCACACTGAAGGGGAGGAGACGGCTGACACG GATGAGGAACAGGAGGAGAGAGGATTCCCCAGCGGGGAGCCTCCGAACGTCTCCTTCAGTCAACAAGAGCAGCTGAAGACGCCTACAAATCCGTTTCAAACAAGCCATTAA
- the LOC102228878 gene encoding chloride intracellular channel protein 4-like codes for MAETPKIELFVKASDDAESVGNCPFCQRLFMILWLKGINFTLTTVDMRRAPDVLKDLAPGSQPPFLIYNDEVKTDTNKIEEFLEEKLAPPNYTKLGCRYKESNTSGQDIFRKFSAYIKNPNPGLNSMLEKQFLSTLVKLSMYLDTPLPHELDQNPNIAESTRLYLDGDSFTLADCNLLPKLNIIKVVCKEYRNFDIPRELKGLTRYLDNAYKQEQFRYTCPNESEILIAYKSVAKYLTK; via the exons atggctgAGACTCCAAAGATTGAGCTCTTCGTGAAG GCCAGCGATGATGCTGAAAGTGTTGGAAACTGCCCTTTCTGTCAGAGACTCTTCATGATCCTTTGGCTGAAGGGGATCAATTTCACCCTGACCACTGTTGACATGAGGAG GGCACCTGATGTGCTGAAAGATTTGGCTCCTGGATCTCAGCCTCCTTTCCTCATCTACAATGATGAAGTCAAAACAGACACTAACAAGATTGAGGAGTTCCTGGAGGAGAAACTTGCCCCACCAAA CTACACAAAACTCGGCTGCCGCTACAAAGAGTCCAACACCTCTGGACAGGACATCTTCAGAAAATTTTCAGCATACATTAAAAATCCCAATCCTGGGTTAAATAGCA TGCttgagaaacagtttctgtcAACTCTGGTTAAGCTGAGCATGTATCTTGACACTCCACTCCCCCACgaactggatcagaacccaAATATCGCAGAGTCTACACGCCTCTACCTCGATGGTGACTCCTTCACCTTGGCAGACTGCAACTTACTTCCCAAACTCAACATcataaag GTGGTGTGTAAGGAGTACCGTAACTTTGACATCCCCAGGGAGCTGAAAGGACTGACGCGTTACCTGGATAACGCCTACAAACAAGAACAGTTTCGCTACACCTGCCCAAATGAGTCAGAGATCCTCATTGCCTACAAATCTGTGGCCAAGTACCTGACCAAATAG